Part of the Polaribacter sp. Hel1_33_78 genome is shown below.
TTGCATTGCAACTGCAGGGAGCACAAGTAAAAGTTTGTGGCCCAACAACATTAATCCCTAAACATATTTCTAGCTTAGGTGTTGAAGTAGAAACTAATCTTAAAAAAGCTTTAGAATGGTGTGATGTTGCCAATGTTTTAAGGGTGCAACATGAAAGAATGGATATTAAATATTTTCCTTCAACAAGAGAATACACGCAACTTTTTGGTATCAATAAAGATATTTTAGATAACCTTGGCAAAAAAATTGTAATCATGCATCCTGGACCAATAAATAGAGGTGTTGAAATTACAAGTGATGTTGCAGATTCAAATGAATCAATCATTTTAAATCAAGTTGAAAATGGTGTGGCTGTAAGAATGGCTGTTATTTATTTGTTGGCCCAGCAAATTAAAAGGTAAATCGATGCTCATAGAAAAAAAAGAAAACTACAAACTTATTTATTCGGATGAAAATTCGTTTTCAAAATTTTATTCCTCTTTTCTAAAAAAAGAAAAAGAATTTGACAAAGAAAATTTAATAGTTCAAATATCTAATGAGATTAACATCACTAAAGAAGATTTTTTACTATTTCTAAGTATTGCAAAACAAAAAAAGGAAAATAGCACATCACTTGTCATTGTTTACAAGGATATAAATATTGATGATTTTCCTGAAGATTTTAATATTGTACCTACATTAGTTGAAGCAGAAGATATTATAGAAATGGAAGCAATTGAAAGAGAATTAGGATTCTAAAAAATGATAAGAAAATTACTTTCTGTTTTTACGTTAACAATTTTCTCAAATAGCTTTTCTAATGGAAAATCAATTGAAAACATATCGATTGCTTCAAATCTGTTTCATAATTCAACCAAAATCACTTGTAAATTTATTACCAATTCAAATATGAATTTTGCAGTAAAACACATTTTGAAAGTAACCGTTTTCAAGGATTTTTTAAGAACTGGAATATACCTGCAAAATAAAGAGATCATTATTTCTAAATTCCGTAATTAAATGAGTTTAAGCTTAACAATTCTAGGTTGTCATTCCGCAACTCCTCGTGTAAATGCATTTCCTACTGCCCAGTATTTAGAGATTAATAACAGTCATTTTTTAATTGATTGCGGTGAAGGTACTCAGCGTCAAATGAGAAAATATAAAGTTGGGTTTTCTAAAATTAACCACATATTTATTTCTCATTTACATGGAGACCACTTTTTTGGCTTAGTTGGTTTGCTATCTACTTATGGCATTTTAAGTAGAGAAAAAGAATTGCATATTTATGGACCAAAAGGCATCAAAGAAGTGACTCTTTTACAGTTGAAAATTTCACAATCTCATGCGCAATATCCTTTAATTTTTCACGAATTAACATCTAAAGAAAGCGAGCTTATTTTTGAAGATGATAAAGTCTCCGTCAGAACAATCCCTTTAAATCATAGAGTCTACACGAATGGATATTTATTTACCGAAAAAGAAAGACCTAGAAAATTGCACATGCAAAACATCAGCAATTATGAAGAAATTGATAAAGCTGATTACTTAAATATTAAAGCTGGTAAAGATGTTATTTTATCCTCTGGCGAAATGATACCAAACTCTGAATTAACATTACCTCGAGATAAAAACTTAAGTTTTGCTTTTTGCAGTGATACTAAATACAAACCAGATATCATTCCTATTATTAAAAATGTTGATTTATTGTATCATGAAGCTACTTTTTTATCTGACAGAGAAGATTTAGCAAAAAAAACAAAACATGCAACTTCTAAACAAGCAGCTCAAATTGCTAAGGATGCTGAAGTTGGTCAACTAATTATCGGTCATTATTCCGGCAGATATAAAGACATTTCTTTATTTCAAAAGGAAGCGAAGGAGATTTTTGAAAACACCAACTTAGCTGAGCCAGGAAAAATATTCAAAATTTAAGGGTTATTAAAATTGATAACCTAGACTTTATTTGTGTAGAAATTTTTAAACCAATTCAATTTGCAACTTTTTTAGTATTGATTTGTAGATAACAAAACCAGAGTGCATGCAATTTCAGCTTCAATATTATTTTCTTGCAATAGTTTTGTAAACTCCATGTTTTCTGTTCCAGGATTAAAAATTACTCTTTTAGGATTTAGATTGATTATATAATCGTAGTATTCTTCTTGCCTTTTAGGGTTGAGATATAAAGTAACTGTGCCTATATTATCATAATCTTGCTTTTTATCCTCAATAGTAACATTTAAAACTTTTCCTTTTCTTAGCCCTAAAGCTAAAGTTGGTAATTCTTTATCTACCAATCTTTTAATTGCAATGTTAGAATATCTATTAGGATTCGTAGATGCCCCAATAACTAATGTCACATTTTTCATATATTCAAAATAAATTAAAGAATGTTGATGATAGCAACATCATATTAAGACTTGTTTGTTTGTGAATTTTTGTTTCGGAATAAAAAATATTAAAGACCAATAAAAACTTTAAAACCTATCTAGGTTCTTGACCAATTATTTTCCTCTAAAAGTATTAAATGAAGAATAAGCTCTTTATCCATAAATAGCACTTCATTAATGTATTATAAAAAACAAATAGAGGAATGAAGCTATTGAGCCAGACCAAAAATTGTTATTAAAAAAATAGGGTATTAACCTCTTCTTCCCATTCTATTATTTCTCATTTCAACCATTTTCTCACGAACAGTCATAGTATAGTCACTTTTAGTAATTTCTGTTCCCTTACTAGGAGCTTCTATATCAGTGTTTTCTTCTTGATTTATAACAATCTCAGTGCATAACAAGGTAGTATTATCTACACTCACCTCTAAAATTAAACCCGGTAAGCCCCAATACTCAGCAGGACCTTGACTCACAGGTATTTGAGGAGTATACCATGCTTCCACCACCGTAAGTTTTTCCTCTATTTCTTTATCCTCGGAATCTTTATTTGTTTTAGGTCTTAAATCGCTCCAAGAAAAGTTATACCAACTTAATTCTGCCGATGGTACAAAAGCTTTTGCTCTATAACAAGTATACTGTCCTATTTTTTTAGTTTCGGTTCCCATACTCCATTCTACACGATATAAAGCATCTTTTACCAAAAACCGTTTACCATAGAACTCTTGGCTTTGAACTATTTTATTTTCTTTTATATTTTTATAATGGTCTCCCCTTGAGAAATAACCTCCCCAAGAATCTGTGGCACCAGAAATAGCATCTATTTTTTCTTCTTCTAAAAAAGTAGACTCTTGGTTATTAAAACTTAACACATAGGTCTTTTCTAATCTATTTTTAAGACGAGCTGCAACTTGTTTTTTCCGAGCTTCACTTAATTTCGCTCCCCAATTACCAAGTTCCATTTTTGATTTCGAAATATAA
Proteins encoded:
- a CDS encoding ribonuclease Z, which gives rise to MSLSLTILGCHSATPRVNAFPTAQYLEINNSHFLIDCGEGTQRQMRKYKVGFSKINHIFISHLHGDHFFGLVGLLSTYGILSREKELHIYGPKGIKEVTLLQLKISQSHAQYPLIFHELTSKESELIFEDDKVSVRTIPLNHRVYTNGYLFTEKERPRKLHMQNISNYEEIDKADYLNIKAGKDVILSSGEMIPNSELTLPRDKNLSFAFCSDTKYKPDIIPIIKNVDLLYHEATFLSDREDLAKKTKHATSKQAAQIAKDAEVGQLIIGHYSGRYKDISLFQKEAKEIFENTNLAEPGKIFKI
- a CDS encoding CoA-binding protein — encoded protein: MKNVTLVIGASTNPNRYSNIAIKRLVDKELPTLALGLRKGKVLNVTIEDKKQDYDNIGTVTLYLNPKRQEEYYDYIINLNPKRVIFNPGTENMEFTKLLQENNIEAEIACTLVLLSTNQY
- a CDS encoding GLPGLI family protein; translated protein: MKSNTYKLFLFFVLFTMCLNAQKFSGNATYISKSKMELGNWGAKLSEARKKQVAARLKNRLEKTYVLSFNNQESTFLEEEKIDAISGATDSWGGYFSRGDHYKNIKENKIVQSQEFYGKRFLVKDALYRVEWSMGTETKKIGQYTCYRAKAFVPSAELSWYNFSWSDLRPKTNKDSEDKEIEEKLTVVEAWYTPQIPVSQGPAEYWGLPGLILEVSVDNTTLLCTEIVINQEENTDIEAPSKGTEITKSDYTMTVREKMVEMRNNRMGRRG